From a single Aquificaceae bacterium genomic region:
- a CDS encoding YchF/TatD family DNA exonuclease: MIDTHCHLDLLKKDDLEETLQDRGLEYLITVGYDRKTIKNALRLSEEHSHVFCAVGFHPHEADKVRDEDLLWLRELAQKHPKVKALGEMGLDFYKDYSDRKRQEDIFRKQIAIARELGLPIVVHSRDAEEETLRILKEEKAYEVGGVMHCFTGSYEFMKACVDLGFYISYSGIITYPNAQDLREVVKRTPTTRILIETDAPFLAPQPVRGRPNKPPYIRYTAEVMAQLIPNCSLEDVERMTSENAKLLFNLSTKGQEETITYVITNKLYINLTNKCNLHCTFCQRERERNFMVKGYWVWVSRDPTVEEVIRQIGDPKKYQEVVFCGYGEPTLRFSALKEIAKWIKERGGRVRVDTNGLMFTFLPKEKLKELKGLVDVWSVSLNAPDRETYDRVCKPAQPDAFEKVIDFIKTAVMEGFEVIATAVDYEGVDMKKTEELALSLGAKFRGRIYESVG, encoded by the coding sequence ATGATAGACACCCACTGCCATCTTGACCTTTTAAAAAAAGATGACCTTGAAGAGACCCTTCAGGACCGGGGTCTTGAATATCTAATAACGGTGGGCTATGACAGAAAAACCATAAAGAATGCCCTGAGGCTCTCAGAGGAGCACTCTCATGTTTTCTGTGCGGTGGGCTTTCATCCACATGAGGCGGATAAGGTCAGGGATGAAGACCTTCTCTGGCTCAGAGAGCTGGCTCAAAAACATCCTAAGGTAAAAGCCCTTGGAGAGATGGGTCTTGACTTCTACAAGGACTATTCTGACAGAAAGAGGCAGGAAGACATCTTCAGAAAGCAGATAGCCATAGCCAGAGAGCTTGGGCTTCCCATAGTGGTGCACTCAAGGGATGCAGAGGAGGAAACCCTGAGAATTCTGAAGGAGGAGAAGGCTTACGAAGTGGGTGGTGTGATGCACTGTTTTACTGGCTCCTATGAATTTATGAAAGCCTGCGTGGACCTTGGCTTCTACATTTCCTATTCGGGCATAATTACCTACCCCAACGCCCAGGACCTGAGAGAGGTTGTAAAAAGGACGCCTACCACAAGAATCCTCATAGAAACAGATGCACCCTTCCTTGCACCCCAGCCAGTGAGGGGAAGACCCAACAAGCCCCCCTATATTCGCTATACCGCAGAGGTCATGGCTCAGCTCATACCTAACTGCTCTTTAGAGGACGTGGAGAGGATGACCTCAGAAAATGCAAAGCTCCTCTTTAACCTTTCTACCAAGGGTCAGGAGGAGACCATAACCTACGTAATAACCAACAAGCTATACATAAACCTCACCAACAAGTGCAATCTTCACTGCACCTTCTGTCAGAGAGAGAGGGAGAGAAACTTCATGGTTAAGGGCTACTGGGTCTGGGTCTCAAGGGACCCCACAGTGGAAGAAGTCATAAGGCAAATAGGAGACCCCAAGAAATACCAGGAAGTTGTCTTCTGCGGATACGGGGAGCCAACTCTAAGGTTCTCCGCCCTTAAGGAGATAGCAAAATGGATAAAGGAAAGGGGTGGAAGGGTAAGGGTTGACACCAATGGTCTCATGTTTACCTTCCTCCCGAAGGAAAAGCTCAAAGAGCTTAAAGGTCTTGTAGATGTATGGTCTGTGAGTCTGAATGCACCCGACAGGGAAACCTACGACAGGGTCTGCAAACCAGCACAGCCTGACGCCTTTGAAAAGGTGATAGACTTTATAAAAACCGCAGTAATGGAGGGCTTTGAGGTGATAGCCACCGCTGTAGATTATGAAGGTGTAGATATGAAAAAAACAGAAGAACTTGCTCTTTCTCTGGGTGCAAAGTTCAGGGGAAGAATTTACGAGTCTGTAGGTTAA
- the tkt gene encoding transketolase, whose amino-acid sequence MNRDELLINTIRFLSVDQVERAKSGHPGMPLGASHIAYLIFDRFLRFNPENPGWINRDRFVLSAGHASAMLYSLLFVMGYDLSLEDLRGFRQLGSRTPGHPENFLTPGVEATTGPLGQGIGNAVGMALAEKYLSSLFNREGFPVIDHYTFALVSDGDLMEGVSCEVGELAAHWRLNKLVVIYDNNGVSIDGPTSLAWSEDVCKRFEAFGWYVQHIEDGYNLQHIEKAIENALRQKERPSFISVRTHLGYGSPKQDDASVHGAPLGRENALQTKRNFGWPEEEFYVPEEALAYREERIRKGRELEEEWNRLFEAYREKYPQEAELLLKAFKKDWGEEYRKHIPVFTEPMATRQASGKVLNAIAPHLPTLFGGSADLSESNNTYLHGMGDFSGENPTGRNIHFGVREHGMGTILNGMAYHGGIIPYGGTFLVFSDYMRPSIRLASMAGLQVVYVFTHDSIGLGEDGPTHQPVEHLSSLRLIPNLRVIRPADAEETAIAWDMAIQRKEGPTALILTRQKLPLIDRAKYPPAEGIRRGAYTLLDCDGFPELIILASGSEVHPALKAGEMLQQEGLKVRVINMASFEVFEEQEEDYKKALLPPEIKRRVAVEAGRGLCWHRYVGTEGLVIGLETFGKSAPGDVLMEYFGFTAESIIKRIKEHFRL is encoded by the coding sequence ATGAATAGGGACGAGCTTCTTATAAACACCATAAGATTTCTGAGCGTTGACCAGGTAGAGAGGGCAAAGTCAGGGCATCCGGGTATGCCCCTGGGAGCAAGCCATATAGCATATCTTATATTTGACCGCTTTCTGCGCTTTAACCCAGAAAACCCGGGCTGGATAAACAGAGACCGCTTTGTGCTCTCTGCAGGTCATGCCAGCGCCATGCTCTATTCTCTTCTTTTTGTGATGGGCTATGACCTCAGCCTTGAAGACCTCAGAGGCTTCAGACAGCTCGGTAGCAGAACGCCCGGACACCCTGAAAACTTTCTGACCCCCGGTGTGGAGGCAACCACAGGACCCCTGGGCCAGGGTATAGGAAACGCGGTTGGCATGGCTCTTGCGGAAAAGTATCTTTCATCCCTCTTTAACAGGGAAGGGTTTCCTGTAATTGACCACTACACTTTTGCACTGGTGAGCGATGGGGACCTGATGGAGGGGGTTTCCTGCGAAGTTGGGGAGCTGGCAGCTCACTGGAGGCTAAATAAGCTTGTGGTAATATACGACAACAACGGAGTCTCCATAGATGGGCCCACATCCCTTGCCTGGTCAGAGGATGTTTGCAAGAGGTTTGAGGCCTTTGGCTGGTATGTTCAGCACATAGAGGATGGCTACAACTTGCAGCATATAGAAAAGGCAATAGAGAATGCCCTAAGGCAGAAGGAAAGGCCCTCCTTCATATCGGTGAGAACGCATCTGGGCTATGGCTCACCAAAGCAGGATGATGCCAGCGTTCACGGTGCACCCCTTGGAAGAGAAAATGCTCTTCAGACAAAGAGAAATTTTGGCTGGCCAGAAGAAGAGTTTTATGTGCCGGAGGAGGCACTGGCATATAGAGAAGAGAGGATAAGGAAGGGTAGAGAGCTGGAAGAAGAATGGAACAGGCTTTTTGAAGCCTACAGGGAGAAGTATCCTCAGGAGGCAGAGCTTCTTCTGAAAGCCTTCAAAAAAGACTGGGGCGAGGAATACAGAAAGCACATTCCGGTCTTTACCGAACCTATGGCCACCCGTCAGGCAAGTGGGAAGGTGCTAAACGCCATAGCTCCCCATCTACCCACCCTCTTTGGGGGCTCTGCAGACCTTTCTGAGTCCAACAACACATACCTGCATGGTATGGGCGATTTTTCTGGGGAAAACCCCACTGGAAGAAACATCCACTTTGGCGTGAGAGAGCATGGAATGGGCACAATCCTGAACGGCATGGCATACCATGGGGGCATAATTCCTTATGGTGGAACCTTTCTCGTCTTTTCTGACTACATGAGGCCCTCCATAAGGCTGGCCAGTATGGCAGGCCTTCAGGTGGTGTATGTTTTTACCCACGACTCTATAGGACTTGGTGAGGACGGACCCACTCACCAGCCAGTGGAGCATCTGAGCTCCCTGAGGCTGATTCCAAACCTCAGAGTTATAAGGCCTGCGGATGCAGAGGAGACGGCCATAGCCTGGGACATGGCTATACAGAGAAAGGAAGGACCAACAGCCCTCATACTCACAAGGCAGAAATTGCCTCTCATAGACAGGGCAAAGTATCCACCCGCTGAAGGCATAAGGAGGGGTGCCTACACGCTTCTTGATTGCGATGGGTTTCCAGAGCTCATAATCCTTGCAAGCGGCTCAGAGGTGCATCCGGCCCTAAAGGCAGGCGAAATGCTCCAGCAGGAAGGTCTTAAGGTCAGGGTTATTAACATGGCAAGTTTTGAGGTTTTTGAGGAGCAGGAAGAGGACTATAAAAAGGCCCTTCTACCGCCAGAGATAAAAAGGAGGGTGGCGGTTGAGGCAGGAAGGGGCCTTTGCTGGCACAGGTATGTGGGGACGGAGGGACTGGTGATAGGGCTTGAAACCTTTGGAAAATCCGCACCGGGTGATGTGCTTATGGAGTACTTTGGCTTTACCGCAGAAAGTATAATCAAAAGGATAAAAGAGCACTTCAGGCTATGA